From a region of the Leisingera thetidis genome:
- the tssF gene encoding type VI secretion system baseplate subunit TssF produces the protein MDTRLLTHYENELNYLRDMGAEFAAAYPKIAARLGMEGVEVLDPYVERLLEGAAFLTARVQLELELQYPNFTSNLLEIIYPHYLAPTPSMMIAAFEPDAANSAVKSGYVLPRGSTLRSRLTEGEQTPCEFRTAADLTMWPIRITEAQYIDGRGELVAAGVATGYDARAGIRLRIKRIDGDPISKLEMDKLSLYLTSGAGNSWPLLELLCTQVQGIVARSTDRRADWQLPLRGAKVVQKGFSQEEALLPLPRRVYDGYRLLQEYFAMPERFRFVELQGLQAGLAKSEGNEVDLYILLREGMPEVAPIVVPEVFQLNAVPAVNLFEKRCDRVRIAPIDTEHHVIPNRTAGLDFEVYALQSVVGISGEGEDDVIFRPFYSANDFTAAGESHPAYYTVKRRMRQRSEKERLRGVRSSYLGSEVYLTLVDRAQAPYSSGLEQLAVNALCTNRDLPMLLATGNDDVFHLPEGGPVTKVTLPVSPTRPHPTLAQGDTAWRLISHLSLNYVSIAETGKGQSAEALRELVGLYAPLGDRVTEKQLEGILSVGARPIVRRMSDEILSTAVRGLEITLGFDESFFEGSNIYALGAVLERFFRGYASINSFTETVLTTEKRGEIARWRPEKGLGRMI, from the coding sequence ATGGACACACGGCTGCTGACCCATTACGAGAACGAGCTGAACTACCTGCGCGACATGGGCGCGGAGTTTGCCGCCGCCTATCCCAAGATCGCCGCGCGGCTGGGGATGGAGGGGGTCGAGGTGCTCGACCCTTACGTCGAGCGGCTGCTGGAAGGCGCTGCCTTCCTGACCGCGCGGGTGCAGCTGGAGCTGGAGCTGCAGTATCCGAATTTCACCTCCAATCTGCTGGAGATCATCTATCCGCATTACCTGGCGCCGACGCCGTCGATGATGATTGCGGCGTTCGAGCCGGATGCGGCCAACTCGGCCGTCAAAAGCGGCTATGTGCTGCCGCGCGGCTCGACCCTGCGGTCGCGGCTGACCGAGGGCGAGCAGACGCCCTGCGAGTTCCGCACCGCCGCCGACCTGACGATGTGGCCGATCCGGATCACCGAGGCGCAGTATATCGACGGGCGCGGCGAGCTGGTGGCGGCGGGCGTGGCCACGGGATATGACGCGCGGGCGGGCATCCGGCTCAGGATCAAGCGGATCGACGGCGACCCGATCAGCAAGCTGGAGATGGACAAGCTGTCGCTGTACCTGACCAGCGGGGCAGGCAACAGCTGGCCGCTTTTGGAGCTGTTGTGCACCCAGGTGCAGGGGATCGTGGCGCGCTCCACCGACCGGCGGGCGGACTGGCAGCTGCCGCTGCGCGGCGCCAAGGTGGTGCAGAAGGGGTTCAGCCAGGAGGAGGCGCTGCTGCCGCTGCCGCGCCGGGTCTATGACGGCTACCGGCTGCTGCAGGAGTATTTTGCGATGCCGGAGCGGTTCCGCTTTGTCGAACTGCAGGGGCTGCAGGCGGGGCTGGCGAAATCCGAAGGCAATGAGGTCGATCTGTATATCCTGCTGCGCGAGGGGATGCCGGAGGTTGCCCCGATCGTGGTGCCGGAGGTGTTCCAGCTGAACGCGGTGCCGGCCGTGAACCTGTTCGAGAAACGCTGCGACCGGGTGCGGATCGCGCCGATCGATACCGAGCATCACGTGATCCCCAACCGCACCGCCGGCCTGGATTTCGAAGTCTACGCGCTGCAGAGCGTGGTCGGGATCAGCGGCGAGGGCGAGGATGACGTGATCTTCCGCCCGTTCTATTCCGCCAATGATTTCACCGCCGCCGGCGAAAGCCACCCGGCCTATTACACCGTCAAGCGGCGGATGCGGCAGCGTTCGGAGAAGGAGCGGCTGCGCGGGGTGCGCAGCTCTTATCTGGGGTCGGAGGTCTACCTGACGCTGGTCGACCGGGCGCAGGCGCCGTATTCCTCGGGACTGGAGCAGCTGGCGGTCAACGCGCTGTGCACCAACCGCGACCTGCCGATGCTGCTGGCCACCGGCAATGACGACGTGTTCCACCTGCCCGAAGGCGGCCCGGTCACCAAGGTCACGCTGCCGGTCTCGCCGACGCGGCCGCATCCGACGCTGGCGCAGGGCGATACCGCCTGGCGGCTGATCTCGCATCTCAGCCTCAACTACGTGTCGATTGCCGAAACCGGCAAGGGCCAGTCGGCAGAGGCGCTGCGCGAGCTGGTCGGCCTTTATGCGCCTTTGGGCGACCGGGTGACGGAGAAGCAGCTGGAGGGGATCCTGTCGGTGGGCGCGCGGCCCATCGTGCGGCGGATGAGCGATGAGATCCTGTCGACCGCTGTGCGCGGCCTGGAGATCACCCTGGGCTTTGACGAGAGTTTTTTCGAAGGCAGCAACATCTATGCGCTGGGGGCCGTGCTGGAGCGGTTCTTCCGCGGTTATGCCAGCATCAACTCATTCACGGAGACAGTCCTGACGACTGAAAAACGCGGGGAAATTGCCAGATGGCGACCGGAAAAGGGCCTCGGCCGGATGATCTGA
- the tssG gene encoding type VI secretion system baseplate subunit TssG gives MATGKGPRPDDLSLYGRLAMEPEKHHVFQALRVLEAHFGDAPRLGESRRPRQDRLRLGQEAELAFPPSTIAAFKPAEGDKPAVLTNRFFGLFGPQGPLPLHLTEYARDRKRNHRDPTMVAFADMLTHRLMSLLYRAWTQGSPAVSFDRADDPMARKVSSLIGYNGFKFTGRDDMPDLAKLHFAGHLAKGAKNAEGLVSILSAFFEVPVSLEEYVGSWLELEPDDRWQLGYGGLGQSTSIGDKVWSRSAKFRIRIGPLTLKDYERLLPGGAALKRLRAIVRSYAGDVLDWDVNLVLAGDEVPRASLGGTTRLGHTSWVRSRPDPDADQPDVNDLYLYPGLGAGAEMPVEGGI, from the coding sequence ATGGCGACCGGAAAAGGGCCTCGGCCGGATGATCTGAGCCTGTATGGCCGGCTGGCCATGGAGCCTGAGAAACACCACGTTTTTCAGGCCCTGAGGGTGTTGGAGGCGCATTTCGGTGACGCCCCGCGCCTTGGCGAAAGCCGCCGCCCGCGCCAGGACCGGCTGCGTCTGGGGCAGGAGGCTGAACTGGCGTTCCCGCCGTCGACCATTGCCGCGTTCAAACCGGCCGAAGGCGACAAGCCCGCGGTTCTGACCAACCGTTTCTTTGGCCTGTTCGGGCCGCAGGGGCCGCTGCCGCTGCATCTGACCGAATATGCCCGCGACCGCAAACGCAACCACCGCGATCCGACGATGGTGGCCTTTGCCGACATGCTGACGCACCGGCTGATGAGCCTCTTGTACCGCGCCTGGACGCAGGGCTCGCCCGCCGTCAGCTTTGACCGCGCGGACGATCCGATGGCGCGCAAGGTGTCGTCGCTGATCGGCTATAACGGCTTCAAGTTCACCGGCCGGGACGACATGCCCGATCTGGCCAAGCTGCATTTTGCGGGTCATCTGGCGAAAGGGGCAAAGAACGCCGAGGGGCTGGTGTCGATCCTGTCGGCGTTTTTCGAGGTGCCGGTCTCCTTGGAGGAATATGTCGGCAGCTGGCTGGAGCTGGAGCCGGACGACCGCTGGCAGCTGGGCTACGGCGGGCTGGGGCAGAGCACCAGCATCGGCGACAAGGTCTGGAGCCGGTCGGCCAAGTTCCGCATCCGCATCGGGCCGCTGACGCTGAAGGACTACGAGCGGCTGCTGCCGGGCGGCGCGGCGCTGAAACGGCTGCGGGCGATTGTGCGGTCCTATGCCGGCGATGTGCTGGACTGGGATGTGAACCTGGTGCTGGCCGGAGACGAGGTGCCGCGGGCGTCCCTGGGCGGCACGACGCGGCTGGGGCACACCAGCTGGGTGCGGTCGCGCCCCGATCCGGACGCGGATCAGCCGGACGTGAATGACTTATACCTGTACCCGGGATTAGGCGCCGGGGCCGAGATGCCTGTAGAGGGAGGGATTTGA
- the tssH gene encoding type VI secretion system ATPase TssH — MTEISRVALFGKLNKLGYQAVESATVFCKMRGNPYVELVHWMHQLLAQQDSDLHRIIQHYDLDAGKIASELTRALDMLPRGASTISDLSDHLMDAMERGWVWGSLLYSSSQVRSGHLLLGMLKTPALRNILTTMSPELARIGADDLADHFNAATDGSPEDRLGAQDGSNVTGGGAEPGEASGSMAPGAMGKGEALQQFCTDLTEQARNGEIDPIVGRDEEIRQIVDILMRRRQNNPILTGEAGVGKTAVVEGFALRIARGDVPPALHDVRLLVLDVGLLQAGASMKGEFENRLRQVIDEVQASPVPIVMFVDETHTLVGAGGAAGTGDAANLLKPALARGTLRTIGATTWAEYKKYIEKDPALTRRFQVVKVDEPGIPKAVLMMRGIASMLENHHRVQVLDEGIEAAVSLSARYIPARQLPDKSVSLLDTACARVAVSQHAVPAEVDDSQRRIEALTTELEIIGRDETAGYEVAERRAAAEAAKAAEEERLAGLTERWDKEKAVVEGILELRAKLREGAAPVDAVPDAGDDAAEGAADSPLTDDQRAELMQQLKDKNAELEALQGDSALILPIVDHQAVASVVGDWTGIPVGRMVKDEIETILNLEEHLAKRVIGQDHAMKMIAKRIQTSRAGLDNPNKPIGVFMLAGTSGVGKTETALALAEVLYGGEQNVITINMSEYQEAHTVSSLKGAPPGYVGYGEGGVLTEAVRRKPYSVVLLDEVEKAHPDVHEIFFQVFDKGVMEDGEGRIIDFKNTLILLTSNVGTETIMDLCSDPDLMPEPEGMAKALRDPLLKVFPPALLGRLVTIPYYPLSPGMIAEITKLQLGRIQKRVEEAHAVPFSYSDEVVDKIVERCQELESGGRMIDAIVTNSMLPDISNEFLRRLMEGEEVRKVAIGVTDGEFSYAFD; from the coding sequence ATGACCGAGATCAGCCGCGTGGCGCTGTTTGGCAAGCTGAACAAGCTGGGATACCAGGCCGTTGAAAGCGCAACCGTGTTCTGCAAGATGCGGGGCAATCCATATGTCGAGCTGGTGCATTGGATGCATCAGCTGCTGGCGCAGCAGGACAGCGATTTGCACCGGATCATCCAGCATTACGATCTGGATGCGGGCAAGATTGCCTCCGAACTCACCCGCGCGCTGGACATGCTGCCGCGCGGCGCCTCGACGATTTCGGATCTGTCGGACCATCTGATGGATGCGATGGAACGCGGCTGGGTCTGGGGCTCGCTGCTGTACTCCTCCTCCCAGGTGCGCAGCGGGCATCTGCTCTTGGGCATGCTGAAGACGCCGGCCTTGCGCAATATCCTGACGACCATGTCGCCGGAGCTGGCCAGGATCGGAGCCGATGACCTGGCGGACCATTTCAACGCAGCCACCGATGGCTCGCCCGAGGACCGGCTGGGCGCGCAGGACGGCTCCAACGTCACCGGCGGCGGCGCGGAGCCGGGCGAGGCCTCCGGTTCGATGGCGCCCGGTGCGATGGGCAAGGGCGAGGCGCTGCAGCAGTTCTGCACCGATCTGACCGAACAGGCGCGCAATGGCGAGATCGACCCGATTGTCGGCCGCGACGAGGAAATCCGCCAGATCGTCGACATCCTGATGCGCCGCAGGCAGAACAACCCGATCCTGACCGGCGAGGCCGGGGTGGGCAAGACGGCGGTGGTCGAGGGCTTTGCGCTGCGGATCGCGCGCGGCGACGTGCCGCCGGCACTGCATGATGTGCGGCTTCTGGTGCTGGACGTGGGCCTGCTGCAGGCCGGCGCCAGCATGAAGGGCGAGTTCGAAAACCGCCTGCGCCAGGTGATCGATGAGGTGCAGGCCAGCCCGGTGCCGATTGTGATGTTTGTCGATGAGACCCACACGCTGGTGGGGGCAGGCGGCGCGGCCGGCACCGGCGATGCGGCCAACCTGCTGAAACCGGCGCTGGCGCGCGGCACGCTGCGCACCATCGGCGCCACCACCTGGGCCGAGTACAAGAAATACATCGAGAAGGACCCGGCGCTGACCCGGCGCTTCCAGGTGGTCAAGGTCGATGAGCCGGGCATTCCGAAGGCGGTGCTGATGATGCGCGGCATTGCCTCGATGCTGGAAAACCACCACCGGGTGCAGGTGCTGGACGAGGGGATCGAGGCGGCGGTCAGCCTGTCGGCGCGCTATATCCCGGCGCGGCAGCTGCCGGACAAATCGGTGAGCCTGCTGGACACCGCCTGTGCCCGGGTGGCGGTCAGCCAGCACGCGGTGCCGGCCGAGGTCGACGACAGCCAGCGCCGCATCGAGGCGCTGACCACCGAGCTGGAGATCATCGGCCGCGATGAAACGGCTGGCTATGAGGTTGCTGAGCGGCGCGCGGCGGCGGAGGCCGCCAAGGCTGCCGAAGAGGAACGGCTGGCCGGGCTGACCGAACGCTGGGACAAGGAAAAGGCGGTTGTCGAAGGCATCCTGGAACTGCGCGCCAAGCTCCGGGAGGGGGCCGCGCCCGTGGACGCTGTCCCGGATGCCGGGGATGACGCCGCGGAGGGCGCCGCCGATAGCCCGCTCACGGACGACCAACGCGCCGAACTCATGCAGCAGCTGAAGGACAAGAACGCCGAGCTGGAGGCGCTGCAGGGCGATTCCGCGCTGATCCTGCCGATTGTGGACCATCAGGCGGTGGCAAGCGTGGTCGGCGACTGGACCGGCATCCCGGTCGGCCGCATGGTCAAGGATGAGATCGAGACCATTCTGAACCTGGAGGAGCATCTGGCGAAACGGGTGATCGGCCAGGACCACGCGATGAAGATGATCGCCAAGCGGATCCAGACCAGCCGGGCCGGGCTCGACAATCCGAACAAGCCGATCGGGGTGTTCATGCTGGCGGGCACCTCCGGTGTCGGCAAGACCGAGACCGCGCTGGCGCTGGCCGAGGTGCTGTATGGCGGCGAACAGAATGTCATCACCATCAACATGTCGGAATACCAGGAGGCCCATACCGTCAGCTCGCTGAAAGGCGCGCCGCCCGGCTATGTCGGCTATGGCGAGGGCGGGGTGCTGACCGAGGCGGTGCGGCGCAAGCCCTATTCGGTGGTGCTGCTGGACGAGGTCGAAAAGGCGCACCCGGATGTGCATGAGATCTTCTTTCAGGTGTTCGACAAGGGGGTGATGGAGGACGGCGAGGGTCGCATCATCGACTTCAAGAACACGCTGATCCTGCTGACCTCGAACGTCGGCACCGAGACCATCATGGACCTGTGCTCGGACCCGGATCTGATGCCGGAGCCGGAGGGCATGGCCAAGGCGCTGCGCGACCCGCTGCTGAAGGTGTTCCCGCCGGCGCTTTTGGGGCGTCTGGTGACGATCCCCTATTACCCGCTGTCGCCCGGCATGATCGCCGAGATCACCAAGCTGCAGCTGGGCCGCATCCAGAAGCGGGTGGAGGAGGCGCATGCGGTGCCGTTCTCCTATTCGGATGAGGTCGTCGACAAGATTGTCGAGCGCTGCCAGGAGCTGGAATCGGGCGGCCGGATGATCGACGCCATTGTCACCAATTCGATGCTGCCGGACATTTCCAATGAATTCCTGCGCCGCCTGATGGAGGGCGAGGAGGTCAGGAAGGTGGCTATCGGCGTCACGGACGGGGAGTTTTCATACGCGTTTGATTGA
- a CDS encoding ion transporter, with product MDSSAQTSVTLRDRAREFVERPWVTNAVLGVIIFNAVTLGLGTSDTVNAHAGGLLDAIDRVVLGIFVAELALKLFAYGLRFFTSAWNIFDFLVVSVGLLPDSQGLSALRGLRVVRALRLLSVVPQMRAVVQALLDALPGMGAVIVMISIVFYVFGVMATLMYGNAFDAWFGTLGRSLYSLFQIMTLESWSMGIVRPVMKEFPYAWAFFVPFIVITAFSVLNLFIGLLVNTMQSAVEAEAEAEFEQLRDLVKSETDVVDAHVLELHEEIKALRAEIAELKGRGDG from the coding sequence TTGGACAGCAGCGCGCAAACATCAGTGACGCTTCGGGACCGGGCCCGGGAATTTGTTGAGCGCCCGTGGGTGACCAATGCGGTCCTGGGCGTGATCATCTTCAATGCCGTTACCCTTGGATTGGGCACCTCTGATACCGTCAACGCGCATGCCGGCGGGCTGCTGGATGCGATCGACAGGGTGGTTCTGGGCATCTTTGTCGCCGAACTGGCGCTCAAGCTTTTTGCCTATGGGCTGCGCTTCTTCACGTCGGCTTGGAACATCTTCGATTTTCTGGTGGTCTCGGTGGGCCTGCTGCCGGACAGCCAGGGCTTGTCAGCGCTGCGCGGCCTGCGGGTGGTGCGCGCCTTGCGGCTGCTGTCGGTGGTGCCGCAGATGCGCGCCGTGGTGCAGGCGCTGCTGGATGCGCTGCCGGGCATGGGCGCGGTGATCGTGATGATCTCCATTGTGTTCTACGTGTTCGGGGTGATGGCCACGCTGATGTATGGCAATGCTTTCGACGCCTGGTTCGGCACCCTGGGGCGGTCGCTCTATTCGCTGTTCCAGATCATGACGCTGGAAAGCTGGTCGATGGGCATCGTGCGTCCGGTGATGAAGGAGTTCCCCTATGCCTGGGCGTTCTTTGTGCCGTTCATCGTGATTACCGCCTTCTCGGTCCTGAACCTGTTCATCGGCCTTTTGGTCAATACCATGCAGTCGGCGGTGGAGGCCGAAGCGGAGGCCGAGTTCGAGCAGCTGCGCGATCTGGTCAAGTCGGAGACCGACGTGGTGGATGCGCATGTGCTGGAGCTGCATGAGGAAATCAAGGCTCTGCGGGCTGAAATCGCGGAGCTGAAAGGGCGGGGCGATGGCTGA
- a CDS encoding type VI secretion system contractile sheath domain-containing protein produces the protein MLESLAAAPEPEEQAEDHTGVLDALAGTELPEEADTEADDALDSLADANIEEQTAEDHSGIFAGLAEQAPEDAAEDDTAGAALESLAAADVPEAEEAEDHSAVLGELASAGIEEESDDAAEGALESLAAAGVDEPEAEDHSGILEGLAELEPEEVQADGALDAALESMAGVEGDEDITGVLDGLTETELTDEDDGGEAAAALESLAGAAIEEESGDGGLDDVLDGLLEESPEEQDPAGAAEDALAGLGPVEGADAAEDSSGDILESLLEDGLDAEDSSGGADGTADVTAGLEEPDEDTEEVDLGAALETLDAPAEDAAEDGGLDDLLADLDSDATQDDAEDDGLDSLLGDLTGGDDSAAADDLDALLSDAEDQPPAEAAEDGSGLDDLLGDLDSLDSKEAEGEDGSDPAALLAGGEELEDAAAEVSDDGSLDELLSDLDAEDSAAPEPADEDPGAEEDASLDDLLGDLGSDEDDGDLDDLLAGLGEEAAEEESAEADSAEDDLDALLGGLGDADSELDDLIGDDGDMDLDDLLGDLGDGGAEPAAAGADASEEPEFAYGTMSADRPAAQKLERKRFRLAVLGDFSGRAAKGQLETGDGLAARKAILLDPDTVEDVIAGFATELVLPIGKDGAGIAVKLEDLDGLHPDELYENVELFSELVGLRKQLQSGATADHAATTLKAWAEKHGTKARAPKRTSAGNSVPADKRLSAFQQLIGAAGITPRAASPVEELLARVVGPHIRALPDPDVAAMQKAVDEALGHAMRLVLHHPEFQSIEAQWRSLDLMARSIEDDDTLDVMLYDISAEELAADLAAEEDLSKTGFVRLLTEEPLDEENGRGGYSALIGMYQFEETPPHAELLGRIARVAAHVDAPFFAAISPEFLKTPKAERPKLVADAWNTLQGMAEAGHLGLVSPRFLLRRPYGEKTEPCYEFEFEEFTETEGLKGMLWANPAVLVAILLARSFRENGPSLQLGKIMTLGGMPYHYVNDKFGDQVALPCTERNIDLNKIAQAQERGYMAVSAVKGRDEVRLTSFNSLKGSEILGPWTGLPAPEPSPPDPRGLPKPAAPAGGGEEDEDLDLDLDPGGDDGDDLGLDDLDFGGDDGDDDGLGDLDDLLSSFGDDGDDDDDGGDDEMDADLAALLDDL, from the coding sequence GTGCTGGAGAGCCTTGCAGCAGCGCCAGAGCCTGAGGAACAAGCGGAAGATCACACCGGCGTTCTGGACGCGCTTGCGGGCACCGAACTGCCGGAAGAGGCCGACACTGAAGCCGATGACGCGCTGGACAGCCTGGCGGATGCCAACATCGAAGAGCAGACCGCTGAAGATCACTCCGGCATTTTTGCCGGGCTTGCGGAACAGGCGCCGGAAGACGCCGCGGAAGACGATACCGCTGGTGCTGCCTTGGAGAGCCTGGCGGCGGCGGATGTGCCGGAAGCCGAAGAGGCCGAGGACCATTCTGCGGTTCTGGGAGAGCTGGCCTCGGCCGGGATTGAAGAAGAAAGCGATGACGCCGCCGAGGGCGCGCTGGAAAGCCTTGCCGCCGCCGGCGTGGACGAGCCGGAGGCCGAGGACCACTCGGGCATCCTGGAGGGTCTGGCGGAACTGGAGCCTGAGGAAGTCCAGGCAGACGGAGCCTTGGACGCCGCTTTGGAGAGTATGGCCGGCGTGGAAGGGGACGAGGATATCACCGGCGTTCTGGATGGGCTGACCGAAACGGAACTCACCGATGAGGATGACGGCGGGGAGGCTGCCGCGGCCTTGGAGAGTCTGGCGGGTGCCGCAATTGAGGAAGAGTCTGGTGACGGCGGTCTGGACGATGTTCTTGACGGCCTGCTGGAGGAGTCACCGGAAGAGCAGGACCCCGCCGGCGCGGCGGAGGATGCGCTGGCGGGCTTGGGTCCGGTTGAAGGCGCGGACGCCGCGGAGGACAGCTCCGGTGATATTCTGGAAAGTCTGCTGGAAGACGGCCTGGACGCGGAGGACAGCAGCGGCGGCGCGGACGGTACTGCGGATGTGACGGCCGGGCTGGAGGAACCAGATGAGGACACGGAGGAGGTTGATCTGGGTGCGGCGCTGGAAACGCTGGACGCGCCGGCAGAGGACGCAGCCGAGGATGGCGGGCTGGATGATCTGCTTGCAGATCTTGACAGCGATGCCACGCAGGACGACGCGGAGGACGACGGTCTGGACAGTCTTCTGGGCGATCTGACCGGCGGGGATGACTCCGCCGCGGCGGATGATCTGGATGCGCTGTTAAGCGATGCGGAGGACCAGCCGCCTGCGGAAGCCGCTGAGGACGGCAGCGGGCTGGACGATTTGCTGGGGGATCTGGACAGTCTGGACAGTAAGGAGGCTGAAGGTGAAGACGGCTCTGATCCGGCTGCGCTGCTGGCCGGCGGGGAGGAGCTGGAAGACGCTGCCGCGGAGGTTTCGGACGACGGCAGTCTGGACGAGCTTCTGAGCGACCTGGATGCGGAAGACAGCGCCGCGCCCGAACCGGCAGACGAGGATCCCGGAGCGGAGGAAGATGCCAGCCTCGATGATCTTCTGGGGGATCTGGGCAGCGATGAGGACGACGGTGATCTGGACGATCTTCTGGCGGGCCTCGGCGAAGAGGCGGCGGAAGAAGAAAGCGCGGAAGCGGACAGCGCCGAGGATGACCTTGATGCGCTGCTGGGCGGCTTGGGAGATGCGGACTCTGAGCTGGATGATCTGATCGGCGATGACGGTGATATGGACCTTGACGATCTGCTGGGGGATTTGGGGGACGGCGGCGCAGAGCCGGCGGCGGCAGGAGCAGATGCCTCTGAAGAGCCTGAGTTTGCCTATGGCACCATGAGCGCAGACCGCCCCGCGGCGCAGAAGCTGGAGCGGAAGCGGTTCCGGCTGGCGGTGCTGGGCGATTTCTCCGGCCGCGCGGCAAAAGGACAGCTGGAGACCGGAGACGGGCTGGCGGCGCGCAAGGCGATCCTGTTGGATCCGGATACGGTCGAGGATGTGATCGCGGGCTTTGCCACCGAGCTGGTCCTGCCGATCGGCAAGGATGGTGCCGGGATTGCGGTGAAGCTGGAGGATCTGGACGGGCTGCATCCGGATGAGCTTTATGAAAACGTTGAATTGTTCTCGGAACTGGTGGGCCTGCGCAAGCAGCTGCAAAGCGGCGCGACGGCAGATCATGCGGCGACTACGCTGAAGGCCTGGGCCGAAAAGCACGGCACAAAGGCGCGGGCGCCGAAACGGACTTCGGCAGGCAATTCGGTGCCGGCAGACAAGCGCCTGAGCGCCTTTCAACAGCTGATTGGCGCGGCCGGCATCACCCCGCGCGCGGCGTCGCCGGTGGAGGAGCTGCTGGCGCGCGTTGTGGGCCCGCATATCCGGGCGCTGCCGGATCCCGACGTGGCGGCGATGCAGAAGGCGGTGGATGAAGCGCTGGGGCACGCGATGCGGCTGGTGCTGCACCACCCGGAGTTCCAGTCGATCGAGGCGCAGTGGCGCTCACTGGACCTGATGGCGCGCTCGATCGAGGACGACGACACGCTGGATGTGATGCTGTATGACATTTCGGCAGAGGAATTGGCGGCGGATCTGGCCGCGGAAGAGGACCTGTCGAAAACCGGCTTTGTGCGGCTTCTGACGGAGGAGCCGCTGGATGAGGAGAACGGGCGCGGCGGGTATTCGGCGCTGATCGGCATGTACCAGTTCGAGGAAACCCCGCCGCATGCGGAGCTGCTGGGCCGGATTGCCCGGGTGGCCGCGCATGTGGATGCGCCGTTCTTTGCGGCGATCTCGCCGGAGTTCCTGAAGACGCCCAAGGCGGAGCGGCCCAAGCTGGTGGCCGATGCCTGGAACACGCTGCAGGGCATGGCCGAGGCCGGGCATCTGGGGCTGGTCAGCCCGCGGTTCCTGCTGCGCAGGCCCTATGGGGAAAAAACCGAGCCTTGTTACGAGTTTGAATTCGAAGAGTTTACCGAAACGGAAGGCTTGAAGGGCATGCTCTGGGCCAACCCGGCCGTGCTGGTGGCGATCCTCCTGGCGCGGTCCTTCCGGGAGAACGGTCCTTCGCTGCAGCTGGGCAAGATCATGACTTTGGGAGGGATGCCCTATCATTATGTGAACGACAAGTTCGGTGACCAGGTGGCGCTGCCGTGCACCGAGCGCAACATCGACTTGAACAAGATCGCGCAGGCGCAGGAACGCGGCTACATGGCGGTGAGCGCGGTCAAGGGGCGGGATGAAGTGCGGCTGACGTCTTTCAATTCTTTGAAAGGCAGTGAAATCCTGGGCCCCTGGACCGGATTGCCGGCACCTGAGCCGTCGCCGCCGGACCCGCGCGGGCTGCCGAAGCCGGCAGCACCTGCGGGCGGCGGGGAGGAAGATGAAGATCTGGATCTTGATTTGGATCCGGGCGGAGATGATGGGGATGATCTCGGCCTGGATGATCTTGATTTCGGGGGCGATGACGGTGATGACGATGGCCTCGGGGATCTGGATGACCTTTTGTCGTCGTTCGGGGATGACGGCGATGATGATGATGACGGCGGCGACGACGAAATGGATGCGGATCTCGCCGCGCTTTTGGATGATTTATGA